The Hyperthermus butylicus DSM 5456 genome includes a region encoding these proteins:
- a CDS encoding glutamate--tRNA ligase, translating to MRELARAYALLNAVGHGGRAAVGPVMGKIMAERPDLRPQAKQIVAIVREVVEEVNKLSLEEQKRLLEEKYSWVIEKKLQKRREAVEKKLPPLPDAEEGRVVTRFAPNPDFVIHLGNARPALLSYEYAVMYRGKMILRFEDTDPRIKTPLPEAYELIREDLKWLGIRWDEEYIQSLRMHIYYDIARKLIEVGGAYVDDRSPEEFRRYRDEGRLEDYPPRKRSVEENLELWDKMVSGAFGEGEAVLRVKTDPRHPDPSVRDWVAFRIIDTSRYPHPLVGDRYVAWPTYNFAAAVDDKLMGVTHILRAKEHMQNTIKQQFLYKHLGWSYPHVVHFGRLKLEGFIMSKSTLKRFLDAGISRGIDDPRFATIAGLRRRGIVPEAIKKLIMEVGVKYTDASISYDNLAAINRSIIDPRAKRIMAALSPVPVEVEGLPWREKEFRIPFHPSGQLGERIVKLAGPKATIYVSQSDAVQLAKGNIVRLMEAFNIEVLGASPRRVRARYHSLTVDEARQHNAPIIQWVPATDNIAVEVLKPEGLDLVQERGLAEPAAAQLKPGEIIQLVRIGFARVDSVETDEKGKVRKVVLIYAHD from the coding sequence ATTAGAGAGCTAGCTCGCGCTTATGCATTGCTTAACGCTGTCGGACACGGTGGCAGGGCAGCGGTAGGCCCAGTAATGGGCAAGATAATGGCTGAAAGACCTGACCTAAGGCCACAAGCCAAGCAGATAGTAGCAATTGTGCGTGAGGTCGTGGAGGAGGTTAACAAGCTGAGCCTCGAGGAGCAGAAGAGGCTGCTGGAAGAGAAGTATAGCTGGGTTATCGAGAAGAAACTGCAGAAGCGGAGGGAGGCTGTGGAAAAGAAGCTACCGCCACTGCCTGATGCTGAGGAGGGTCGGGTGGTTACACGGTTCGCTCCAAACCCTGACTTCGTCATACATCTCGGCAATGCTAGACCCGCTCTCCTCTCCTACGAATACGCTGTAATGTATCGTGGCAAGATGATACTCCGCTTTGAGGATACCGATCCGAGGATTAAGACGCCCCTACCCGAGGCATACGAGTTGATAAGGGAGGATCTCAAATGGCTCGGTATACGCTGGGACGAGGAGTACATACAGAGTCTAAGGATGCACATCTACTATGACATAGCCAGGAAACTAATAGAGGTTGGTGGTGCGTACGTAGACGACCGCAGCCCGGAGGAGTTTAGGAGGTACCGAGACGAAGGCAGGCTAGAGGACTATCCGCCGCGCAAGCGCAGTGTCGAGGAGAACCTCGAGCTATGGGACAAAATGGTCTCCGGAGCCTTTGGCGAAGGCGAAGCAGTACTAAGAGTAAAGACCGACCCCCGGCACCCTGATCCCAGCGTGCGTGACTGGGTAGCATTCCGCATCATAGACACCAGCCGCTATCCCCACCCCCTAGTAGGCGACCGTTATGTAGCATGGCCGACCTACAACTTCGCAGCAGCAGTCGACGACAAGTTAATGGGTGTAACCCACATACTTCGTGCAAAAGAGCACATGCAGAACACAATTAAACAACAGTTCCTCTACAAGCACCTAGGCTGGAGCTATCCTCACGTAGTACACTTTGGAAGGCTTAAGCTTGAAGGCTTCATAATGAGTAAGTCTACGCTAAAACGGTTTCTCGATGCAGGCATAAGTAGGGGCATTGATGACCCACGCTTTGCAACGATTGCAGGGCTTAGACGTCGGGGGATTGTGCCGGAAGCTATAAAGAAGCTAATAATGGAGGTCGGCGTAAAATATACCGATGCAAGTATAAGCTATGACAACTTAGCAGCGATAAACAGATCGATAATCGATCCACGTGCCAAGAGGATAATGGCTGCATTGAGTCCTGTACCAGTAGAGGTTGAGGGATTGCCGTGGAGGGAGAAGGAGTTCAGAATACCTTTCCATCCTTCAGGCCAGCTTGGCGAGAGAATAGTCAAGCTTGCCGGGCCTAAGGCAACCATATACGTGTCCCAGAGCGATGCAGTGCAGCTTGCCAAGGGCAACATTGTGAGGCTAATGGAAGCCTTCAACATAGAGGTTCTAGGGGCGTCACCTAGACGTGTAAGGGCACGCTATCACAGCTTAACAGTTGATGAGGCTAGGCAGCATAACGCGCCCATAATACAGTGGGTGCCAGCCACGGATAACATTGCAGTTGAAGTGTTGAAGCCGGAAGGTCTAGACCTAGTACAGGAGCGTGGCCTCGCAGAACCAGCAGCAGCCCAGCTGAAACCGGGCGAAATAATACAGCTCGTACGCATAGGATTTGCGCGGGTTGATAGCGTCGAGACAGACGAAAAGGGGAAAGTAAGGAAGGTAGTGCTCATCTATGCTCATGACTGA
- a CDS encoding DUF2118 domain-containing protein, translating into MESGEKSCHRSPYHIPRIYIEGIGSDEYLELVDSTARRTDRCSGRRCFGKAIYGTLLDEIADLLAKKATRSFIVVLPPDYRKGLLVEAGSYLEPVPLEGMRVVIHVCEGDRVEEGSTLGFIATRKFEVRHIRSHVEGVVVYIYSSPEGPPDRNIVFIAPEEVVQTVTVQS; encoded by the coding sequence ATGGAGTCCGGAGAGAAATCCTGCCACAGATCCCCCTATCACATCCCCCGGATATACATTGAGGGTATAGGTAGCGACGAGTATCTCGAACTCGTAGACTCCACCGCAAGGAGGACAGACAGGTGTAGCGGTAGGCGCTGCTTTGGCAAAGCAATATATGGCACGCTCCTCGACGAGATAGCCGATCTACTAGCAAAGAAAGCTACGAGGAGCTTCATAGTAGTATTGCCGCCTGACTACAGGAAAGGCCTCCTCGTAGAAGCTGGTAGCTACCTCGAACCAGTACCTCTCGAAGGCATGCGTGTCGTAATCCACGTTTGCGAGGGCGACAGGGTGGAGGAGGGTTCAACTCTAGGATTTATTGCTACACGTAAGTTTGAAGTCCGGCATATACGTAGCCATGTGGAGGGTGTTGTTGTATACATTTACTCCTCGCCTGAAGGCCCACCAGACCGGAACATAGTGTTCATAGCGCCAGAGGAGGTGGTTCAGACTGTCACAGTACAATCCTGA
- the amrB gene encoding AmmeMemoRadiSam system protein B, translated as MRWLVLASYAGRIIAGRRLPAVAGLFYEADAEALKAQIEAAFRHPLGPGYVPEASSERRRESLGFLVPHAGYMYSGPIAVHAYAKMALEGSAETYVIVGPNHTGLGASVSVYPGTAWSTPLGELQVDTELARVLVKASSYAELDEKAHLYEHSVEVQLPFLQYLFNARVRILPVVVYEQTPEVARDIAEALVEAVEKTGRDVVFIATSNLTHYEPYEAAVEKDKKVIDAIISLNAEELYRIVTSTPVSMCGPAAAMALIYYARLRDARGVELLKYATSGDVAGDKKSVVGYAAIRVY; from the coding sequence GTGAGGTGGCTAGTCCTGGCCAGCTACGCTGGCAGGATCATCGCTGGCCGCCGTCTTCCAGCCGTTGCAGGCTTATTTTACGAGGCTGATGCAGAGGCTCTAAAGGCGCAGATAGAGGCTGCCTTCCGGCACCCCCTGGGGCCCGGCTATGTACCGGAGGCTAGTAGTGAGAGGCGTCGTGAAAGCCTCGGCTTTCTCGTGCCACACGCAGGTTACATGTACAGCGGCCCAATAGCAGTCCACGCCTACGCTAAAATGGCCTTGGAGGGCTCTGCCGAGACCTACGTGATAGTAGGTCCTAACCACACAGGCCTCGGCGCTAGCGTGTCGGTTTACCCGGGAACAGCCTGGTCTACGCCACTGGGCGAGCTACAGGTCGACACTGAGCTTGCACGAGTATTAGTTAAGGCTAGCTCGTACGCCGAGCTTGACGAGAAGGCTCACCTATACGAGCATAGTGTCGAGGTTCAACTACCCTTCCTCCAGTACCTCTTCAATGCACGGGTTAGGATACTACCTGTGGTAGTCTATGAGCAAACACCCGAAGTTGCTCGAGACATTGCGGAGGCTCTCGTTGAGGCTGTGGAGAAGACGGGGAGAGACGTGGTTTTCATAGCTACGAGCAATCTTACACACTATGAGCCCTACGAGGCTGCTGTCGAGAAGGATAAGAAGGTTATAGATGCGATAATCTCGCTTAACGCTGAGGAGCTATACAGGATTGTAACCAGCACGCCGGTCTCGATGTGTGGTCCGGCCGCGGCAATGGCGCTGATATACTACGCGAGGCTCCGCGACGCTCGTGGAGTTGAACTGTTGAAATACGCTACTAGCGGCGATGTAGCAGGTGATAAGAAGAGCGTTGTTGGCTATGCCGCTATAAGAGTCTACTAG
- the rpl7ae gene encoding 50S ribosomal protein L7Ae, with product MSKPFYVRFEVPPELAEKAYQALEIARKTGKIKKGTNETTKCVERGLAKLVLIAEDVDPPEIVAHLPLLCEEKKIPYVYVPSKKRLGEAAGIEVAAASACIIDPGEAKNLVEEIVKAVNELKTKAAQ from the coding sequence ATGAGCAAGCCGTTCTATGTTAGGTTCGAGGTTCCACCAGAGCTAGCAGAGAAGGCCTACCAGGCACTAGAGATAGCAAGGAAGACTGGCAAGATAAAGAAGGGCACCAACGAGACCACTAAGTGTGTCGAGCGCGGCCTAGCAAAGCTAGTACTCATAGCTGAGGATGTAGACCCACCAGAGATCGTTGCTCACCTACCACTACTCTGCGAGGAGAAGAAGATACCCTACGTCTATGTACCGAGCAAGAAGAGGCTAGGCGAGGCTGCAGGCATAGAGGTTGCAGCAGCTAGCGCTTGCATCATAGACCCGGGCGAGGCTAAGAACCTAGTTGAGGAGATCGTAAAGGCTGTGAAC
- the fni gene encoding type 2 isopentenyl-diphosphate Delta-isomerase yields the protein MQTKTRKLDHIRITVDSDVEHPGKITLLEHVELVHRALPETALSSIDTSIEFLGKQLSMPLMVTGMTGGHPVAARINCVIARAAARLGIAIGVGSQRAAIEDPSLEYTFRVARDCAREEGGDVVLVANLGAAQLVAGYGVEHVRRAIEMIDADAVAIHVNAAQEAFQPEGDVDFRNAIDLVAEVARELDKPVIVKETGHGLGYEVVYVLRGRGIRFFDVSGAGGTSWVRVEYFRARIRGLQGLAEAAKTFSSWGIPTAQAVVETRWAAPDSCIIASGGVRTGLDAAKAIALGADIAGLALPVIRAYTVGDLDGVIGLLERIGMEFKAALFLTGASSLAEARRLPLIVSPELESRLQARGVKLDLYLNGARLLFKPGETCSNWA from the coding sequence TTGCAGACAAAGACGCGGAAGCTTGACCACATAAGGATAACAGTTGACAGTGATGTTGAGCATCCAGGGAAGATCACGCTGCTAGAACACGTCGAGCTGGTACACCGCGCGCTCCCCGAGACGGCGCTCTCAAGCATTGATACCAGCATAGAGTTTCTCGGTAAGCAGCTCAGCATGCCGCTAATGGTTACAGGCATGACTGGTGGTCACCCAGTGGCTGCGAGGATAAACTGTGTAATCGCTAGAGCGGCGGCGCGGCTAGGCATAGCAATTGGCGTGGGGAGCCAGCGTGCAGCAATAGAGGATCCATCGCTAGAGTATACGTTCCGTGTTGCGAGGGATTGTGCCAGGGAGGAGGGTGGTGATGTGGTCCTCGTTGCAAACCTTGGGGCTGCGCAACTCGTGGCAGGCTACGGTGTTGAGCATGTGAGGAGGGCTATAGAGATGATTGATGCTGACGCTGTGGCGATACATGTTAATGCTGCGCAGGAAGCTTTCCAGCCGGAGGGAGATGTAGACTTCCGTAACGCCATAGACCTTGTAGCCGAGGTTGCGAGAGAGCTGGACAAACCCGTAATAGTCAAGGAGACCGGGCATGGCCTAGGCTACGAGGTTGTATATGTGCTCCGTGGCCGAGGGATAAGGTTCTTCGACGTCTCAGGAGCTGGCGGTACTAGCTGGGTACGCGTTGAATACTTCCGTGCCAGGATACGAGGCCTCCAGGGCCTAGCAGAGGCTGCCAAAACATTCTCGTCCTGGGGCATACCCACAGCCCAAGCAGTGGTTGAGACCCGCTGGGCAGCACCAGACTCATGCATAATAGCTAGCGGTGGAGTGAGAACCGGGCTTGATGCCGCGAAAGCAATAGCGCTAGGCGCCGATATTGCCGGCCTCGCATTGCCAGTAATAAGAGCCTATACGGTTGGTGACCTCGACGGTGTTATAGGGCTCCTCGAGAGGATAGGTATGGAGTTCAAGGCGGCACTATTCCTTACGGGTGCTAGCAGCCTCGCTGAGGCTAGGAGGCTACCACTAATCGTTAGTCCCGAGCTAGAATCGAGGCTCCAGGCTCGGGGAGTAAAGCTGGATCTCTACCTTAACGGTGCCAGACTCCTTTTCAAGCCCGGTGAGACATGTAGCAACTGGGCCTAG
- a CDS encoding kinase encodes MPRGGAGRQGGVYVVKLGGSVVTVKDKPFTPNLDILHHLARVLAGLNREGRLAGIVIGGESYGHYVAKTLGEAGVSAGEALSAIPRAMMELSLLAADVFSMYGLHVVVYPPHSFCKPQGLRPSCNWSLVMGYEWGRPIPLVYGDAYPCSSGACIVSGDELAMEMACALGASGVIYATTVPGVLGRDGRPIPRLRLSELDRVAVGGSDKLDVTGGMRRKLEAIRANWCEGLSRVVIVYGLEPNNIEQAVLGAAGVGTEILP; translated from the coding sequence TTGCCTCGAGGCGGGGCTGGGAGACAAGGTGGAGTTTACGTTGTAAAGCTTGGCGGTAGCGTTGTAACCGTGAAGGATAAGCCGTTTACGCCAAACCTTGACATACTCCACCACCTTGCTAGGGTTCTCGCGGGGCTCAATAGGGAGGGCAGGCTTGCAGGCATAGTTATAGGCGGTGAAAGCTATGGCCACTACGTAGCTAAGACTCTCGGAGAAGCAGGCGTTAGTGCTGGTGAGGCATTGTCAGCTATTCCCAGGGCTATGATGGAGCTTAGCCTTCTAGCTGCGGACGTGTTCTCCATGTATGGGCTACATGTTGTGGTATATCCGCCTCACAGCTTCTGCAAACCTCAAGGACTAAGACCCTCCTGCAACTGGAGCCTAGTCATGGGTTATGAGTGGGGGCGTCCTATACCCCTAGTCTATGGTGATGCCTACCCCTGCTCCAGCGGGGCCTGCATTGTCTCGGGCGATGAGCTAGCAATGGAAATGGCTTGTGCTCTCGGAGCCAGCGGCGTCATCTATGCCACCACCGTGCCGGGTGTATTGGGTAGGGATGGTAGGCCTATCCCGAGGCTTAGGCTCAGCGAGCTAGACAGGGTGGCAGTAGGGGGTTCCGACAAACTAGACGTCACTGGTGGTATGAGAAGGAAGCTTGAAGCCATAAGGGCTAATTGGTGTGAGGGGCTAAGCCGCGTAGTTATAGTCTATGGTTTGGAGCCGAACAACATAGAGCAAGCAGTACTGGGCGCAGCGGGGGTTGGCACTGAAATACTCCCCTAG
- a CDS encoding polyprenyl synthetase family protein: protein MTGQLPESVVAYLKRVASLVDGYIYAKVKGEPKEVYDAGLHLIRAGGKRLRPAIVVAIAEALGEPAERALPFAAAVELVHNFTLIHDDIMDRDEFRRGVPTVHKVWGEPLAITAGDLLFAKAFETLTDALDKGIPPDRVARATRVLSRASAVIAEGQAMDLMFEEEDEVSIDEYLIMIYKKTGALFEASAVLGGLVATGDDATLEKLAEFGKNLGIAFQIRDDILGIVGKEEELGKPVYSDIREGKKTLPIIYALRNLEDEDREKLVMVLGNREASREELEQAAKLVVASGAIDYAESKAREYIDRALEALRGAVPENNYRRILEELAKFVATRTW from the coding sequence ATGACCGGCCAGCTACCCGAGAGCGTTGTGGCCTACTTGAAGCGAGTTGCCAGCCTAGTAGACGGCTACATATACGCTAAGGTGAAGGGCGAGCCTAAGGAGGTCTATGATGCCGGCCTACACCTCATAAGGGCGGGCGGGAAGAGACTAAGGCCAGCCATAGTTGTTGCCATTGCTGAGGCTCTCGGGGAGCCTGCTGAGCGCGCCCTACCCTTCGCAGCAGCGGTGGAACTCGTACACAATTTTACCCTCATACACGACGACATAATGGACCGCGATGAGTTCCGCCGTGGAGTTCCCACCGTGCACAAGGTCTGGGGCGAACCCCTAGCAATAACGGCGGGCGACCTCCTCTTTGCCAAGGCGTTTGAAACGCTCACTGACGCCCTCGACAAAGGCATACCGCCCGACAGAGTTGCAAGAGCCACGAGAGTATTATCCAGGGCATCAGCGGTCATAGCTGAGGGCCAAGCTATGGACCTGATGTTCGAGGAGGAGGACGAAGTTAGCATTGATGAATACCTAATAATGATATACAAGAAGACCGGTGCACTCTTCGAAGCCTCAGCTGTGCTCGGGGGCCTAGTAGCAACGGGTGATGACGCAACCCTGGAGAAGCTTGCAGAGTTCGGCAAGAACCTTGGCATAGCATTCCAGATACGCGATGACATTCTTGGTATTGTCGGCAAGGAGGAGGAGCTAGGAAAACCCGTCTATAGCGACATAAGGGAGGGCAAGAAGACTCTCCCAATAATCTATGCCTTGAGGAACCTTGAGGACGAGGATAGGGAGAAGCTAGTAATGGTTCTCGGAAACAGAGAGGCTTCAAGAGAGGAACTCGAGCAGGCAGCAAAACTCGTGGTAGCATCCGGCGCGATAGACTACGCCGAGAGCAAGGCTAGAGAATACATAGACCGTGCCCTAGAAGCCCTCCGGGGTGCGGTACCCGAAAACAACTACCGTAGGATACTCGAGGAGCTAGCAAAATTCGTGGCAACTAGAACCTGGTAG